The Spirochaetota bacterium genome has a segment encoding these proteins:
- a CDS encoding toprim domain-containing protein yields MIIDEIKRIPIADIATRLGIKPDRHGMVLCFNGHDTKASCKLYPHTNSFFCFGCGIGGSSIDLVKEKLKIPTREAIKVIKQQYNLDPKQKTTTPARPAKSLHRGNDKVYKAIEQSSKKDGREFSYIYQDLLDMLDPEGAAIYLEGRGIRRNIIERAGIKSIPKAMNAIKKALNDKYGMERLQDAGIVAMGSTGRPYFVFIHHRIIIPYHDTEGNIINLQGRDIDGGSGAKYRFLSEIAVPMYTQQKLKDLAPGATIYLCEGAIDVLSALQLGLDTPIGIAGVNNFKPEYFDILAPYRLVIASDQDAAGRAFYLRVKKEFLKRGKEVYAIDFNRLKTEYNISGAVKDLNDIARQADYGHHDNIRKQQTPFNDGIKYTAHELERLVDITLAERQGIHKIKKTFQGVIL; encoded by the coding sequence GTGATTATCGACGAAATAAAACGAATACCAATTGCAGACATTGCAACTCGGCTTGGGATAAAGCCGGACCGACATGGCATGGTGTTGTGTTTTAACGGGCATGACACCAAAGCATCGTGTAAATTGTATCCGCATACAAATTCTTTTTTCTGTTTTGGATGCGGGATCGGGGGTAGCAGTATAGACCTTGTTAAAGAAAAATTGAAAATCCCGACCCGGGAAGCAATAAAAGTGATAAAGCAACAATACAATCTCGATCCCAAACAGAAGACCACAACCCCTGCCCGGCCCGCTAAATCGTTACACAGGGGCAACGATAAAGTCTACAAAGCAATCGAACAGTCTTCGAAAAAGGATGGGAGAGAATTTTCGTATATATACCAGGATCTCTTGGACATGCTGGATCCGGAAGGAGCCGCAATCTACCTGGAGGGCCGGGGGATTCGCCGTAACATCATCGAACGGGCTGGAATAAAGTCTATCCCCAAGGCTATGAACGCTATTAAAAAGGCCTTGAACGACAAATACGGCATGGAGCGGCTACAAGACGCCGGGATCGTCGCAATGGGCAGTACTGGGAGGCCTTATTTTGTCTTTATCCATCACCGTATTATCATCCCCTACCATGACACCGAGGGAAACATTATAAATCTGCAGGGCCGTGACATAGACGGCGGTAGCGGGGCCAAATACCGATTTTTATCCGAGATCGCTGTCCCAATGTACACCCAGCAGAAACTGAAGGATCTCGCACCAGGCGCAACCATCTATCTATGCGAGGGAGCTATTGACGTACTCTCGGCCCTGCAACTCGGTCTTGACACTCCCATCGGGATCGCCGGCGTTAATAATTTCAAGCCCGAGTATTTTGATATTCTTGCTCCATACAGGCTTGTCATTGCCAGTGACCAAGACGCCGCGGGCCGGGCCTTTTATCTCCGGGTAAAAAAGGAATTTCTGAAACGTGGCAAGGAAGTCTATGCCATTGATTTTAATCGTCTTAAAACTGAATACAATATCAGCGGGGCCGTCAAGGACCTGAACGATATTGCCCGACAAGCGGACTACGGACATCATGATAACATCCGCAAGCAGCAAACGCCATTCAATGATGGTATAAAATACACAGCACACGAACTGGAGCGGCTGGTGGATATTACACTGGCAGAGCGGCAGGGAATACACAAAATTAAAAAAACATTTCAGGGGGTTATATTATGA